The Deltaproteobacteria bacterium genome contains a region encoding:
- the rpmA gene encoding 50S ribosomal protein L27, whose translation MAHKKAGGSSNNGRDSRSQRRGVKRFAGEMVRAGNILVRQCGTKFHPGVNVGLGKDYTLFAKVDGIVKFERKDKSRKQVSVYTAE comes from the coding sequence ATGGCTCACAAGAAAGCGGGTGGAAGTTCCAATAACGGAAGGGACAGCAGGTCCCAGCGCAGAGGTGTGAAACGCTTCGCCGGTGAAATGGTTCGTGCCGGCAACATCCTGGTCCGACAGTGTGGAACGAAATTCCATCCAGGCGTCAATGTGGGGCTCGGAAAAGACTACACCCTGTTTGCGAAGGTCGACGGTATAGTCAAGTTCGAGCGCAAGGACAAATCCCGCAAGCAGGTCAGCGTCTATACTGCTGAATAA
- the rplU gene encoding 50S ribosomal protein L21 yields the protein MYAVIETGGKQYRVNEGDVVRIEKLAADVGSEVSFDRILMVGEGSDLKVGTPLVDGAKVRAKIVEQDRHRKIIVFKMKRRKNYRRKQGHRQDYTGVRIEKIEI from the coding sequence ATGTATGCCGTTATCGAAACGGGCGGTAAACAGTATCGCGTCAACGAGGGTGATGTCGTCCGGATAGAGAAACTTGCCGCCGATGTCGGATCCGAGGTATCGTTTGACAGAATTCTTATGGTTGGTGAGGGAAGCGATCTTAAGGTTGGTACACCCCTCGTGGATGGAGCGAAGGTCAGGGCCAAAATTGTTGAGCAGGATCGCCACAGGAAGATCATCGTTTTTAAAATGAAGCGGCGCAAAAACTATCGTCGTAAGCAGGGCCACAGACAGGATTACACCGGCGTCCGCATTGAGAAAATCGAAATTTGA
- the obgE gene encoding GTPase ObgE: MRFIDRVKIRVESGAGGNGCVSFRREKYVPRGGPNGGDGGRGGDVVFRVDSHLSTLIDYRYKREYNAPNGGHGMGSRMTGKDGKTLVLDLPPGTLVTDAITGQMVVDLTEGEYTVARGGRGGRGNARFATPTTRAPRFAEEGRPGQVRDLVLELKLIADVGIVGLPNAGKSTLISTISAARPKVADYPFTTLVPNLGVVRMEDHRGFVVADVPGLIEGAHEGIGLGHRFLRHVERTSVLLHLIGMAHTDGDPVEAYRTVRRELEAYGEELGRKSFIVAFAKVDLLDDMSRQETARKFSEETGLKVHMVSAATGEGLKPLLGELVEFAEKAREKQV; the protein is encoded by the coding sequence ATGAGATTCATCGATCGCGTAAAGATACGTGTGGAGTCCGGGGCTGGAGGAAACGGTTGCGTCAGCTTTAGACGGGAGAAGTATGTTCCCCGCGGAGGTCCCAATGGTGGTGATGGGGGCCGAGGCGGGGATGTTGTTTTCCGCGTCGATTCTCACCTTTCAACCCTCATCGATTACCGTTATAAAAGAGAATATAACGCCCCCAACGGGGGGCACGGTATGGGATCCCGGATGACGGGAAAGGATGGCAAGACTCTTGTCCTGGATCTCCCGCCGGGAACACTGGTGACCGATGCCATAACCGGCCAAATGGTGGTGGACCTGACGGAAGGGGAGTATACTGTCGCCAGAGGCGGCAGGGGAGGCAGGGGAAACGCCCGGTTTGCCACACCGACGACGAGAGCCCCCAGGTTTGCGGAGGAGGGGAGGCCCGGTCAGGTCAGAGACCTCGTACTCGAGTTGAAGCTCATCGCTGATGTGGGGATTGTCGGCCTTCCGAATGCGGGGAAATCCACCCTTATTTCCACAATTTCCGCGGCCAGACCCAAGGTCGCTGATTATCCATTCACCACACTTGTTCCGAACCTTGGCGTTGTAAGGATGGAGGACCACAGGGGGTTCGTTGTGGCGGACGTCCCGGGTCTTATTGAGGGGGCTCATGAAGGCATCGGACTGGGGCACCGGTTTCTAAGACATGTGGAAAGGACATCGGTGCTTCTCCACCTGATAGGAATGGCCCACACCGATGGAGACCCGGTGGAGGCGTACCGGACTGTTCGACGGGAACTTGAGGCCTATGGGGAGGAATTGGGACGAAAAAGCTTTATTGTGGCATTCGCCAAGGTGGATCTCCTTGATGACATGTCCAGGCAGGAGACCGCCAGGAAATTTTCTGAGGAAACAGGTTTGAAAGTCCACATGGTGTCTGCCGCCACGGGGGAGGGGTTGAAACCGCTTCTGGGCGAGCTCGTGGAATTTGCAGAAAAGGCCAGGGAGAAGCAGGTTTAA